Proteins found in one Fulvitalea axinellae genomic segment:
- a CDS encoding S8 family peptidase, with product MIKKALLLFFLLPMSVAVLGQRRYMVFFKDKHGSGYSLAEPSEFLSERAILRRDKQGIGLEERDLPVSAVYTDQLKNIGYQPEWKTKWLNGVLVRGSKEDSLQIATLPFVKSVEYVSPVFGSDLAKREAETQEDEPIPEVTQGQRGMMEAQKFAQRDFHGQGIMVAVFDGGFVGAETSLAFGHLWAEGKIKATRNYIEPSRSVFRYSSHGSEVLSCLAGQTTDGEFIGTAPGADVILCVTEDDRAYEYEHRIEEYNWLFAAEYADSLGVDIISSSLGYYEFEDRSMDYRPDDLGKGVAVISKAAKLAFERGMLVVTSAGNEGNGSWRYVTFPAGEPEVLAVGAIDDFWERASFSSIGYEGTPDRIKPDLVALGAGVQTFGKGDSPVAKNGTSYSAPLVAGFAACVWEKNPGWPASKLLEELRESGHRQATPDLELGYGVPQASYFLSDEDDEFVMSILSNPVTDGVITFRFTGGDPDTQFRYWLYDLSGRLVKDYGFQTLNPYGKLQLPLPKGTPKGIYLLRVESKFKKGTFRILVE from the coding sequence ATGATAAAGAAAGCGCTCCTCTTATTTTTCCTGTTGCCCATGTCCGTTGCGGTCTTGGGCCAACGCCGTTATATGGTTTTTTTCAAAGACAAACATGGGAGCGGTTATTCCTTGGCGGAACCTTCGGAGTTTTTGAGCGAAAGGGCGATTCTCCGGAGAGATAAACAAGGAATTGGTCTGGAGGAACGGGATCTGCCGGTTAGCGCCGTTTATACTGATCAGCTCAAAAATATAGGCTATCAGCCGGAATGGAAGACCAAATGGCTCAACGGCGTATTGGTAAGAGGCTCAAAAGAGGATTCGCTTCAGATCGCTACCTTGCCCTTTGTAAAAAGTGTGGAGTATGTGTCACCCGTTTTCGGTTCGGACCTGGCGAAGCGAGAAGCGGAAACACAGGAAGACGAACCGATTCCCGAAGTAACGCAAGGCCAGCGGGGAATGATGGAAGCGCAGAAGTTCGCCCAGCGAGATTTTCACGGACAAGGAATTATGGTGGCCGTTTTTGACGGCGGTTTCGTTGGTGCTGAGACATCTTTGGCTTTCGGTCATTTATGGGCAGAAGGGAAAATCAAAGCGACCAGAAACTACATCGAGCCAAGCCGGAGCGTATTCCGGTATTCCTCTCACGGATCCGAAGTGCTTTCATGCCTGGCCGGCCAAACAACCGACGGCGAATTTATCGGAACAGCGCCCGGAGCAGACGTAATCCTTTGTGTAACGGAGGATGATCGGGCTTACGAATACGAGCACCGCATAGAAGAGTACAACTGGCTTTTCGCCGCCGAATACGCCGACAGTTTGGGAGTTGATATTATCAGCTCGTCGTTGGGATATTATGAGTTCGAAGACCGTTCGATGGATTACCGTCCGGATGATTTGGGTAAAGGTGTCGCCGTAATATCGAAAGCGGCGAAGTTGGCTTTTGAGCGCGGGATGCTTGTGGTTACCAGCGCCGGCAACGAAGGAAACGGTTCTTGGCGATATGTCACTTTTCCGGCAGGCGAACCCGAAGTATTGGCCGTAGGCGCGATAGATGATTTTTGGGAACGCGCAAGCTTTAGCTCGATAGGCTATGAGGGAACGCCTGACAGAATCAAACCCGATTTGGTAGCTTTGGGAGCCGGAGTGCAAACTTTTGGCAAAGGGGATTCGCCGGTAGCCAAAAACGGGACTTCTTATTCCGCTCCATTGGTGGCCGGTTTCGCCGCCTGTGTCTGGGAAAAGAATCCGGGCTGGCCGGCTTCAAAGCTGTTGGAAGAACTAAGAGAATCTGGGCACCGGCAAGCTACGCCGGATTTGGAATTGGGCTATGGAGTGCCACAGGCATCTTATTTTTTATCGGACGAGGATGACGAGTTCGTGATGTCTATCTTATCCAATCCCGTAACAGATGGCGTAATAACCTTCCGTTTTACGGGCGGAGATCCCGATACGCAATTCAGGTATTGGCTTTATGACCTAAGCGGAAGGTTGGTGAAGGATTACGGATTCCAAACGCTTAACCCTTACGGAAAACTACAACTCCCATTGCCGAAAGGAACTCCCAAAGGGATTTACTTGCTAAGGGTAGAAAGCAAGTTCAAAAAAGGAACTTTCCGTATTCTTGTCGAATAG
- a CDS encoding YdcF family protein produces MFVTLSRIFTFFVFPSNQILIFLLLALILRKRAKTRNICLGLAVVWLFVFGNTPIYEAAQKWWQVPQTEFSKLEPHQVAVVLGGGGLAPNQSLESVVQKECARSRFVVPLLLHSQGKAENLLITAGSFKKSKGQEARDLKKFYETAGIAPSRIFLDEQAVNTHQNALYSKEILDKKFPQERPLLVTNAFHMRRALATFKKAGIDCDPYASDYLHGNNEHRDFMDSIMPSPKVLDEWNRLFKEMIGYIAYKVTGKL; encoded by the coding sequence ATGTTTGTAACGCTTTCACGAATCTTTACCTTCTTCGTTTTTCCTTCAAACCAAATATTGATTTTCCTGCTCTTGGCATTAATACTCCGAAAGCGGGCCAAGACCCGGAATATTTGCCTTGGCTTGGCGGTAGTTTGGCTTTTTGTTTTCGGAAACACTCCCATTTACGAAGCTGCGCAAAAGTGGTGGCAAGTTCCCCAAACGGAGTTTTCTAAGCTGGAACCCCACCAGGTTGCCGTTGTATTGGGCGGTGGCGGATTGGCTCCAAACCAAAGTTTGGAAAGTGTGGTACAGAAGGAATGCGCCCGCTCTCGCTTTGTAGTTCCTTTGCTCTTGCACTCGCAGGGTAAAGCCGAAAACCTGTTGATTACAGCCGGAAGTTTTAAAAAATCAAAAGGACAAGAAGCCCGGGATTTGAAGAAGTTTTACGAAACTGCGGGCATCGCTCCTTCCCGGATTTTTCTGGACGAACAAGCCGTGAACACTCACCAAAACGCATTGTACAGCAAGGAAATTTTAGATAAAAAATTCCCGCAAGAACGTCCCCTGCTTGTCACCAACGCTTTCCATATGCGTAGGGCATTGGCTACATTCAAAAAAGCCGGAATAGACTGCGACCCTTACGCTTCGGATTATTTACACGGAAACAACGAGCATCGTGATTTTATGGATTCGATAATGCCTAGTCCTAAAGTACTCGATGAATGGAACCGGCTATTTAAAGAAATGATCGGCTATATTGCCTACAAGGTCACAGGGAAACTCTAG
- a CDS encoding SDR family NAD(P)-dependent oxidoreductase: MKNIFITGCSSGIGLGLAKHYLAQGHRIFSVSRRKPEALVNEPNFRYAELDLANDSQIAPTVQRLVNGETLDLAILNAGILGEIRDMKDTPVADLQQVMNINVWANKTLLDALLANGTVSQVVGISSGASVNGSRGWSGYSLSKAALNMLVKLYAAENENLLIHALAPGLVDSAMQDYICGEVDSQRFPSAQRLRDARDTPAMPKPDEAGPMLAEAMEKLTEYPNGSFVDVRNM; this comes from the coding sequence ATGAAAAACATCTTTATCACCGGATGCAGTTCCGGCATAGGCCTCGGATTGGCCAAGCATTATTTAGCCCAAGGTCACAGGATCTTTTCAGTCAGCAGAAGAAAGCCCGAAGCCTTGGTAAACGAGCCTAACTTCCGCTACGCCGAACTGGACTTGGCAAACGACAGTCAAATAGCACCGACCGTTCAGCGGCTCGTAAACGGAGAAACACTGGATTTGGCGATATTAAACGCCGGAATATTGGGCGAAATCAGGGATATGAAAGACACGCCCGTAGCGGACTTGCAACAGGTGATGAACATCAACGTCTGGGCAAACAAGACCCTGCTCGACGCCCTTTTGGCCAACGGCACCGTAAGCCAAGTGGTAGGCATCTCTTCCGGCGCCAGCGTAAACGGTAGTCGAGGCTGGTCCGGGTACTCTCTCTCAAAGGCTGCGCTGAATATGCTGGTCAAGCTCTACGCCGCCGAGAACGAAAACCTGCTGATTCATGCACTCGCTCCCGGCTTGGTCGATTCCGCTATGCAGGATTATATCTGCGGAGAAGTGGACAGCCAGCGTTTCCCAAGCGCCCAAAGGCTCCGGGACGCCCGCGACACCCCGGCCATGCCCAAACCCGACGAAGCCGGACCAATGCTGGCCGAGGCGATGGAAAAACTTACGGAATACCCGAACGGCTCTTTTGTCGATGTCCGCAATATGTGA
- a CDS encoding type IX secretion system plug protein domain-containing protein, with protein sequence MRIFAFLIYLTLFAGLGQLRAQNPENLSRSFSENIRTPRLYPVFNDQPNPMAPPVIRLGGQETLRLDFDDLGDEEYVDYRVKITHCDAIWKKSDLFPRNYLRDYNDFMVEEYEFSANTETEYTRYTFDLPPVTRSGNYLVTVFDEDNKAVLQERFMVYEPMVNVQTDFMDANMVSNRRKRHRLVTQISHQALEIRDPNNNIFVVLRQNRSWATAKYGLTPTRVNESARTVLYDPFNESNEFGAGSEYRFVDLRAVTFLGQNVLSMEKRTTGYHAVVAFDKPRGHESYSQIDDLNGLFAIGSNDTKQGLVDPDYITATFSLITPKLAKGKKIYLAGMFSDNAPDSRFLMKYDTGLGGYTASAKLKQGFYNYRYLVVDAQGKINNSVEGDHFEAENEYETFVYLRDVQQRADRLIGYKRTNFSRIPSR encoded by the coding sequence ATGAGAATATTCGCCTTTCTGATATATCTGACGCTCTTTGCTGGCCTTGGTCAATTACGGGCCCAAAACCCGGAAAACCTCAGCCGGTCTTTTTCGGAGAATATCCGTACGCCCAGGCTCTACCCCGTTTTCAATGACCAGCCCAACCCCATGGCCCCGCCCGTTATCAGGCTCGGCGGACAGGAAACGCTAAGGCTAGATTTTGACGATCTTGGCGATGAGGAATATGTGGATTACCGGGTCAAAATCACCCATTGCGACGCCATTTGGAAAAAATCGGATCTTTTTCCCCGCAATTACCTGCGAGATTACAACGACTTTATGGTAGAGGAATACGAGTTCTCCGCCAATACCGAAACCGAGTACACACGTTACACTTTTGACCTGCCTCCTGTAACCCGGTCGGGAAATTATCTGGTAACCGTTTTTGACGAAGACAATAAAGCCGTGTTGCAAGAACGCTTTATGGTGTACGAACCCATGGTAAACGTCCAAACCGATTTCATGGACGCCAATATGGTCAGCAACCGGCGCAAAAGGCACCGGCTTGTAACCCAGATCAGCCACCAGGCCCTTGAAATCCGCGACCCGAACAACAATATCTTTGTCGTTCTTCGCCAAAACCGGTCTTGGGCCACGGCCAAATACGGCCTTACCCCTACCCGTGTCAACGAATCGGCCAGAACGGTCCTTTATGATCCGTTTAACGAATCGAACGAATTTGGCGCCGGAAGCGAGTACCGTTTCGTGGATCTGCGGGCCGTGACTTTCCTTGGGCAAAACGTTTTGTCCATGGAAAAAAGGACGACGGGTTACCATGCGGTCGTTGCCTTTGACAAACCCCGCGGACACGAAAGTTATTCGCAAATCGACGATCTGAACGGCCTGTTCGCCATCGGGAGCAACGACACGAAACAAGGCCTTGTGGATCCGGACTATATTACGGCCACATTCAGCCTTATCACGCCAAAATTGGCCAAAGGCAAAAAGATTTACCTCGCCGGCATGTTTTCGGACAATGCTCCGGATTCAAGATTCCTGATGAAATACGATACTGGACTAGGAGGCTACACCGCTTCGGCCAAACTTAAGCAAGGTTTTTACAATTACCGCTACTTGGTGGTGGACGCCCAAGGAAAGATCAACAACAGCGTGGAAGGCGATCATTTCGAAGCCGAAAACGAATACGAAACCTTTGTGTACTTGCGCGATGTCCAACAACGCGCCGACAGACTGATCGGTTACAAAAGGACGAACTTCTCCAGAATACCGTCACGGTAA
- the scpA gene encoding methylmalonyl-CoA mutase, translated as MKPDFSKIKETLGVAGKEVNQAEGTSWETAEQIPVKPVFIKADLKGMEHLDYGAGLPPYLRGPYSTMYVMRPWTIRQYAGFSTAEESNAFYRRNLAAGQKGLSVAFDLATHRGYDSDHPRVLGDVGKAGVAIDTVEDMKVLFDQIPLDKMSVSMTMNGAVIPVLAFYIVAAEESGVSKEKLSGTIQNDILKEFMVRNTYIYPPAPSMKVIGDIFEFTANNMPKYNSISISGYHMQEAGATADIELAYTLADGLEYIRTGLKAGLSVDDFAPRLSFFWAVGMNHFMEIAKMRAGRMLWAKIVKQFDPKNPKSMALRTHSQTSGWSLSEQDPFNNVSRTCVEAMGAVLGHTQSLHTNALDEAIALPTDFSARIARNTQLYIQEETNVCKVVDPWAGSYYVEYLTQQIADKAWKLIQEVEELGGMAKAIETGIPKMRIEEAAARKQAKIDSGKETIVGVNKYKTDEEMDIELLEVDNTAVRESQVNRLKELRGSRDAEKCAAAIQAIEKCAETGEGNLLALAVEAARHRATLGEISDAMEKHFGRHKATIRSVSGVYSREASQDPQFVEARAMADSFAEKEGRRPRVMVAKMGQDGHDRGAKVVASTFADLGFDVDVGALFLTPEEVARQAVENDVHCVGASSLAAGHKTLIPQLIQELKKLGREDILVFAGGVIPPNDYDYLYESGVCAVFGPGSNIPMCAKSILNLMEKAFFETEETV; from the coding sequence ATGAAACCAGATTTCTCCAAAATAAAAGAAACCCTGGGCGTAGCCGGCAAAGAGGTGAATCAAGCCGAAGGCACGTCTTGGGAAACCGCCGAGCAAATCCCGGTAAAACCGGTGTTCATCAAAGCCGACCTCAAAGGCATGGAACACCTCGACTACGGCGCCGGACTTCCGCCATACCTGCGCGGACCGTACTCTACCATGTACGTTATGCGTCCGTGGACTATCCGCCAATACGCCGGATTCTCCACCGCCGAAGAGTCGAACGCTTTCTATCGCCGTAACTTGGCCGCCGGCCAAAAGGGACTTTCTGTCGCTTTTGACTTGGCCACGCACCGCGGTTACGATTCCGACCACCCCCGCGTGCTCGGCGACGTAGGTAAAGCCGGTGTGGCTATCGATACCGTTGAAGACATGAAAGTGCTCTTCGACCAGATTCCTCTCGACAAAATGTCGGTTTCCATGACCATGAACGGTGCGGTGATTCCCGTACTCGCTTTCTACATCGTGGCGGCCGAGGAATCGGGCGTTTCGAAAGAAAAACTCAGCGGAACGATCCAGAACGATATCCTGAAGGAGTTCATGGTGCGTAATACGTACATTTACCCGCCAGCTCCGTCAATGAAGGTCATCGGTGATATCTTCGAGTTCACGGCCAACAATATGCCGAAATACAACTCTATCAGTATTTCGGGCTACCATATGCAAGAAGCCGGCGCCACCGCCGACATCGAGCTGGCCTACACCCTGGCCGACGGCTTGGAATACATCCGTACGGGCCTGAAAGCGGGCTTGAGCGTTGATGACTTTGCTCCTCGCCTCTCTTTCTTCTGGGCCGTGGGCATGAACCACTTTATGGAAATCGCCAAGATGAGAGCCGGACGTATGCTCTGGGCGAAGATCGTGAAGCAGTTCGATCCTAAAAACCCGAAATCGATGGCCTTGCGTACGCACAGCCAGACTTCGGGATGGAGTCTTAGCGAGCAGGATCCGTTCAACAACGTTTCGCGTACTTGCGTGGAAGCAATGGGCGCCGTTCTCGGCCATACACAGTCGCTTCACACCAACGCGTTGGACGAAGCCATCGCCTTGCCTACGGACTTCTCAGCACGTATCGCACGTAACACGCAGTTGTACATCCAAGAGGAAACCAACGTTTGTAAGGTTGTGGACCCATGGGCCGGATCTTACTACGTGGAATACCTGACCCAGCAAATCGCCGACAAAGCGTGGAAGCTGATTCAGGAAGTGGAAGAACTCGGCGGAATGGCCAAAGCCATCGAGACGGGTATTCCAAAAATGAGAATCGAAGAGGCCGCCGCTCGTAAGCAGGCCAAAATCGACTCTGGCAAAGAGACTATCGTCGGTGTTAACAAATACAAGACCGACGAGGAGATGGACATCGAGCTTCTGGAAGTGGATAACACCGCCGTACGCGAGTCGCAGGTGAACCGCCTCAAGGAACTCCGCGGAAGCCGTGACGCCGAGAAGTGCGCCGCCGCCATCCAAGCCATCGAGAAGTGTGCCGAAACCGGAGAGGGCAACTTGCTTGCACTCGCCGTGGAAGCCGCTCGCCACAGAGCTACGCTCGGCGAGATCTCTGACGCCATGGAGAAACACTTCGGACGCCACAAGGCCACTATCCGCTCGGTATCGGGCGTATACAGCCGTGAGGCTTCGCAGGATCCACAATTCGTGGAAGCCAGAGCAATGGCCGACAGCTTCGCTGAGAAAGAAGGACGTCGCCCAAGGGTAATGGTGGCCAAAATGGGTCAGGACGGTCACGACCGCGGAGCCAAGGTGGTAGCCTCTACCTTCGCCGACCTCGGGTTTGACGTGGACGTGGGAGCTTTGTTCCTCACTCCTGAGGAAGTTGCCCGCCAAGCTGTAGAAAACGACGTTCACTGCGTAGGAGCCTCAAGTTTGGCCGCCGGTCACAAGACGTTGATTCCGCAGTTGATCCAAGAGCTCAAAAAGCTCGGCCGTGAGGATATTCTCGTATTCGCCGGAGGCGTTATTCCTCCAAACGATTACGACTACCTCTACGAAAGCGGGGTTTGCGCGGTCTTCGGACCTGGGTCAAACATCCCGATGTGCGCCAAGTCGATCCTTAATTTGATGGAAAAAGCGTTCTTCGAAACAGAAGAAACCGTTTAA
- a CDS encoding methylmalonyl-CoA mutase family protein produces the protein MENKPLTFEEFSPVGKAKWVEKAKVDLKGADFERKLVWKTDNGQAVQPFYTREDLPETEYSEQFLKCLPSQGSREWNNLYKIKGQDMASRRAQIEAGQKIGATGFVIDMQGVEALDWEHLFEGVNLEETSISFLNSVRPDKIVIEMLEYAKEKGHDPSKIKGFIDADAFRVFARTGELSQEVMEQVAHTITRLGDKCPEFSAFTISCSEFTDAGANHIQELAFTLNKLTDYIERFEELGLDKAKILGKLNIVLAVGTDYFHEIAKFRAIRVLVDGVLKTYGEEFANCKVQIIGASSLWTKTLYDPHVNMLRNTTEAMSAVLGGCDTLILDTFNEAFAEPDAFGKRISYNVSRLLKEESYFDKVVDPAAGSYYLEHLTDTLVSEATTLFLDIEEKGGFVKAFESGIIQEQITAIREKKQKNIASRRTTVVGTNRYPNTGEHIDPINLPESDAQKLTEQRAATVFESLRLHTERFVADGNDRPKVLLALYGHPAMRKARSTFTGDFFGTAGFDIEERYFDSAQQAAEQSANSDASIVVICSSDQDYEAEGLNYVNTFKGISKEKLLVLAGYPKELEESLTEAGLDMFVHVRTNAVEALTSFQQKLGIIKA, from the coding sequence ATGGAAAATAAACCGCTAACTTTCGAAGAATTTTCGCCCGTAGGCAAGGCCAAGTGGGTTGAAAAAGCGAAGGTGGACCTCAAAGGCGCCGACTTCGAGCGCAAACTGGTTTGGAAAACCGACAACGGACAAGCCGTACAGCCGTTCTACACCCGCGAGGATCTGCCCGAAACGGAATACAGCGAGCAGTTCCTCAAGTGCCTGCCCTCTCAGGGAAGCCGCGAGTGGAACAACCTCTATAAAATCAAAGGCCAAGACATGGCCAGCCGCAGAGCGCAGATCGAAGCGGGACAAAAAATCGGAGCCACTGGCTTCGTAATCGATATGCAGGGCGTGGAAGCGCTGGACTGGGAACACCTTTTCGAAGGCGTTAACCTGGAAGAGACTTCTATCTCGTTCCTCAATTCGGTACGTCCTGACAAGATCGTGATCGAGATGCTCGAATACGCCAAGGAAAAAGGCCACGATCCCTCGAAAATCAAAGGGTTTATCGACGCCGACGCTTTCCGCGTATTCGCCCGCACCGGCGAATTGTCACAAGAAGTGATGGAGCAAGTGGCTCACACTATCACTCGCCTCGGAGACAAGTGCCCGGAATTCTCGGCGTTCACAATCTCTTGCTCGGAATTCACCGACGCCGGAGCCAACCATATCCAGGAACTGGCCTTCACGCTCAACAAGCTAACCGATTATATCGAACGCTTCGAAGAGCTCGGGTTGGACAAAGCCAAAATCCTCGGCAAACTCAATATCGTCTTGGCCGTAGGAACTGATTACTTCCACGAAATCGCCAAGTTCAGGGCTATCCGCGTGTTGGTTGACGGCGTATTGAAAACATACGGCGAAGAGTTCGCCAACTGCAAAGTACAGATCATCGGAGCCTCTTCGCTCTGGACCAAGACCCTGTACGATCCGCACGTAAACATGCTCCGTAACACTACGGAAGCCATGTCTGCTGTTCTCGGCGGATGCGACACCCTGATCCTCGACACGTTCAACGAAGCCTTCGCAGAGCCGGATGCGTTCGGAAAAAGGATTTCTTACAACGTTTCTCGCCTGCTGAAGGAAGAATCGTATTTCGACAAAGTAGTCGATCCAGCCGCCGGTTCTTACTACCTCGAACACCTGACCGACACGCTGGTTAGCGAAGCCACTACCCTATTCCTTGACATTGAGGAAAAAGGCGGATTCGTTAAGGCTTTCGAAAGCGGAATCATTCAGGAACAAATCACGGCCATCCGTGAGAAGAAGCAGAAGAATATCGCTTCCAGAAGAACTACTGTTGTAGGAACGAACCGCTACCCGAACACCGGCGAGCACATCGATCCGATCAACCTTCCGGAAAGCGACGCCCAGAAGCTGACCGAACAGCGCGCAGCCACGGTATTCGAAAGCCTCCGTCTCCACACCGAACGCTTCGTAGCCGACGGAAACGACAGACCGAAGGTTCTCCTCGCATTGTACGGACACCCGGCCATGCGTAAAGCCCGCTCTACGTTCACTGGCGATTTCTTCGGAACGGCAGGTTTCGACATCGAAGAACGTTACTTCGATTCGGCCCAGCAAGCCGCCGAACAATCGGCCAATTCCGATGCCAGCATCGTGGTTATCTGCTCTTCGGACCAGGATTACGAAGCCGAAGGACTTAACTACGTGAACACCTTCAAAGGAATCTCGAAAGAAAAGCTCTTGGTACTCGCCGGATATCCGAAAGAATTGGAGGAAAGCCTGACCGAAGCCGGACTCGACATGTTTGTCCATGTCAGGACCAACGCCGTGGAAGCGCTTACTTCTTTCCAGCAAAAATTGGGAATCATTAAGGCATAG
- a CDS encoding acetyl-CoA hydrolase/transferase family protein, with product MGKKMSAAEAVKLIPSGGRVLVQGGSATPQTLVKAMTERAHELRNVEIVHLHTEGYAEYAKEEYSKSFLTNAFFIGGNIRKSVQAGNAQYIPIFLSDIPSLFRTGAMPLDVALVQVSPPDKHGYCSLGVSVDIVRAGVDHAKYIVAQVNPQMPRTFGDALIHVNKIDALVDVDETIYEMKMSEPTTDEAAIGRYVADMIPDGATLQMGIGGIPNAVLSYLDTHKDLGIHTEMFSEGVIKLVEKGVVTGKNKALNPGKIVSGFAMGTRKLYDFMDNNPEVVMMDIAYVNDTANIRKNPSVIAINSAIEVDITGQICADSIGTRMYSGVGGQMDFMRGAALSPGGKPITALPSMTAKGVSKIVPTLKEGAGVVTTRAHARYVVTEFGVAELFGRNLAQRAKALINVAHPDHRESLDQAAFERFGKAFGVYALA from the coding sequence ATGGGAAAGAAAATGAGCGCGGCTGAAGCCGTAAAACTTATTCCTTCAGGAGGAAGAGTTTTGGTTCAGGGAGGATCAGCAACTCCCCAGACATTGGTTAAGGCGATGACGGAAAGAGCCCACGAGCTCCGTAACGTAGAGATTGTGCACCTGCACACCGAAGGTTACGCCGAATACGCCAAAGAAGAATACTCGAAAAGCTTCTTGACCAACGCCTTTTTCATTGGCGGAAATATCCGCAAAAGTGTACAGGCCGGTAACGCCCAGTACATTCCGATTTTCCTGAGCGACATCCCTAGTTTGTTCCGCACAGGCGCCATGCCTTTGGATGTGGCTTTGGTTCAGGTTTCTCCTCCGGACAAGCACGGATACTGCTCTTTGGGCGTATCAGTCGATATTGTGAGAGCCGGTGTAGACCACGCAAAATACATCGTGGCGCAGGTGAACCCGCAAATGCCTCGTACTTTCGGCGACGCTTTGATCCACGTGAACAAAATCGACGCTTTGGTAGACGTTGACGAGACGATCTACGAAATGAAGATGAGCGAGCCGACTACGGATGAAGCCGCAATCGGTCGTTACGTTGCCGACATGATCCCTGACGGCGCTACTTTGCAGATGGGTATTGGCGGTATTCCAAACGCAGTTTTGAGTTACCTCGACACCCACAAAGACCTTGGCATCCACACCGAAATGTTCTCGGAAGGAGTTATCAAGCTCGTTGAAAAAGGAGTGGTAACAGGTAAGAACAAAGCGTTAAACCCAGGTAAAATCGTTTCAGGTTTCGCCATGGGTACTCGCAAGCTTTATGACTTCATGGACAACAATCCGGAAGTCGTTATGATGGACATCGCCTATGTGAACGACACGGCGAACATCCGTAAAAACCCGTCTGTAATCGCCATCAACTCGGCGATTGAGGTGGATATCACCGGCCAGATTTGCGCCGATTCTATCGGTACGCGCATGTACTCAGGCGTAGGCGGACAGATGGACTTTATGCGTGGCGCGGCGCTCTCTCCTGGCGGAAAGCCGATCACAGCCCTGCCAAGTATGACAGCCAAAGGCGTAAGCAAAATCGTCCCTACACTCAAGGAAGGCGCAGGCGTAGTGACTACCAGAGCGCACGCTCGCTATGTAGTGACTGAGTTCGGTGTAGCCGAACTGTTCGGCCGCAACCTTGCTCAAAGAGCCAAAGCCTTGATCAACGTAGCCCACCCTGACCACAGGGAAAGCCTTGACCAAGCCGCATTCGAGCGTTTCGGAAAAGCTTTCGGCGTATACGCCCTCGCCTAA